The genomic interval AGCTAGGTTGGGTAGCTCAGCTTtgctctccttttattttttattttttttctgtttgttcCAAGGTTTCTTGCATCACTTTGCGGCTTATCTTGTTGGTTTTCCTTCTATTTTAAGGTGTAAAGTTTGTCTCCTTGTCTTGGTTGTGCTTGCTGTTCTTGTTTGTTTCAACCAACTTGTGCAGTTATACTTGATGCTtaatgcttctttttttttctttttctatgtGGTTTATGCAGGTTGTGAATTTCTTGGGGGGACACAAGAATCGTGGGATGGATGGCAATGCGAGATCGGCGGCGAATCAGACGAAGCAAATCGTGTAGAGATTTCATCTGAAACCCAAGAACGGATTCGTCTTGTGTTGTTGCCGAATGGTAGTGACCTGACCTGACTCTGTGTGCATTTGCTCCAATGGCGATTTGCAGCACGGACAACGAGCTGGTGGAGCTGCTATGGCACAACGGCAGCGTCGTGGCGCAGCCGCAGGCGGCGCAGGCGAgggtcgtctcctcctccggccgcggCCAGAGCGCCAgcgtgctcaccggcgacgacacGGAGACCGCCGCGTGGTTCCCGGACACCCTCGACGACGCGCTGGAGAAGGATCTCTACACGCAGCTCTGGCGCAGCGTCACCGGCGACGCGttcccggcggccgcggcggcggggccgagcTCTCACCACGCTCCGCCGCCGGACTTGCCGcccccggcggcgaggccgccgatGAGGAGCGGCATCGGGTCGAGCTGGACCGGCGACATCTGTTCGGCCTTCTGCGGCAGCAACCACAtcccggagacggcggcgcagcgCTGCCGGGACGCCGGCGCGGCATTGCCGCCGGAGCGGCCGCGCCGGTCGAGCACCCACGACGGCGCCggcacgtcgtcgtcgggcgGCTCCGGCAGCAACTTCGGCGCTTCCGGCTTGCCCAGCGAGAGCGCCAGTGCCCACAAGAGGAAAGGCAGAGAAGATTCAGACAGTCGCAGTGaggtgatctttttttttcgttggcTGTAACCTGCAACTTGCTATGCTTGAGATGAATTCTTGAATGAAACTGATGAGAAATTTCAGGATGCTGAATGCGAGGCAACCGAAGAGACCAAATCGTCGTCGCGGC from Oryza glaberrima chromosome 3, OglaRS2, whole genome shotgun sequence carries:
- the LOC127768461 gene encoding transcription factor PHYTOCHROME INTERACTING FACTOR-LIKE 13 isoform X2 codes for the protein MDGNARSAANQTKQIVTDNELVELLWHNGSVVAQPQAAQARVVSSSGRGQSASVLTGDDTETAAWFPDTLDDALEKDLYTQLWRSVTGDAFPAAAAAGPSSHHAPPPDLPPPAARPPMRSGIGSSWTGDICSAFCGSNHIPETAAQRCRDAGAALPPERPRRSSTHDGAGTSSSGGSGSNFGASGLPSESASAHKRKGREDSDSRSEDAECEATEETKSSSRRYGSKRRTRAAEVHNLSERRRRDRINEKMRALQELIPHCNKTDKASILDEAIEYLKSLQMQVQIMWMTTGMAPMMFPGAHQFMPPMAVGMNSACMPAAQGLSHMSRLPYMNHSMPNHIPLNSSPAMNPMNVANQMQNIQLREASNPFLHPDGWQTVPPQVSGPYASGPQVAQQNQIPKASASTVLPNSGAEQPPTSDGI